The proteins below come from a single Gordonia pseudamarae genomic window:
- a CDS encoding AurF N-oxygenase family protein — protein sequence MTTAMERDFGGNDATDQENLDNVVSMRDEGANEVSKRLLASAARLSRNAMTEIDWSAPLDPTKYGCSPEWSSLYGTSYWDELTEEQRISVTRHEFSSIMCIGIWFEMILQEMVIRDQYLGAYHSPEFQFALTEVADECRHSIMFSKASEKLVGRSYKPRPYVGFAGKFFKATAKNEVAYAGILVAEEVLDVFQRGCMRDERVLPLIRTVNEIHVLEESRHMKFAREQVRDSVKGIGAARRRFSALYIALGAYFIVSSLVQRQAFADAGLDADRAVKEMKGNAHFQSMIRSSCAHLMEFLDEVGLLTKPAMFWYRKANML from the coding sequence ATGACCACCGCAATGGAACGTGATTTCGGCGGCAACGACGCTACTGACCAGGAGAATCTCGACAACGTCGTCAGCATGCGCGACGAGGGCGCCAACGAGGTCTCCAAGCGGCTGCTGGCCTCGGCGGCGCGGCTCTCGCGCAACGCGATGACCGAGATCGACTGGTCGGCGCCGCTCGACCCCACCAAGTACGGGTGCAGCCCCGAATGGTCCTCGCTCTACGGCACCTCCTACTGGGACGAACTCACCGAGGAGCAGCGCATTTCGGTCACCCGGCATGAGTTCTCGTCGATCATGTGCATCGGCATCTGGTTCGAGATGATCCTGCAGGAAATGGTTATCCGCGACCAGTACCTCGGTGCCTACCACAGCCCCGAATTCCAGTTCGCGCTCACCGAGGTCGCCGATGAGTGCCGCCACTCCATCATGTTCTCCAAGGCGTCGGAGAAGCTGGTCGGCCGCTCCTACAAGCCGCGCCCGTACGTCGGCTTCGCCGGTAAGTTCTTCAAGGCCACCGCCAAGAACGAGGTCGCCTACGCCGGCATTCTCGTCGCCGAAGAGGTGCTCGACGTGTTTCAGCGTGGCTGCATGCGCGACGAGCGCGTCCTGCCGCTCATCCGCACCGTCAACGAGATCCACGTCCTTGAAGAATCGCGGCACATGAAGTTCGCCCGCGAGCAGGTGCGCGACTCGGTCAAGGGCATCGGCGCGGCCCGCCGCCGGTTCAGTGCCCTCTACATCGCACTCGGCGCGTACTTCATCGTCTCCAGCCTGGTCCAGCGTCAGGCATTCGCCGACGCCGGTCTCGACGCCGACCGGGCGGTCAAGGAGATGAAGGGCAATGCGCACTTCCAGTCCATGATCCGCAGCAGCTGCGCCCACCTCATGGAATTCCTCGACGAGGTCGGCCTGCTCACCAAGCCCGCGATGTTCTGGTACCGGAAAGCGAATATGCTCTGA
- a CDS encoding SDR family oxidoreductase, producing the protein MPSILITGGAAGIGLATAERFSREGWTVGVYDVDADGLATVKAEHPEWITGALDVRDEKQWAQALEEFTAHTGGTLDVLDNNAGILVAGLLADISADAVRRQIEIDALGVALGAQAAHPYLTRTPGAHLVNIASASAIYGQPEIAVYSAAKFFVAGLTEALELEWENDDIRVVGIWPLWAKTALAQNDAKSTKTLGVRITPEQIADKVWESVHPSTQDRLLHRTSYTVGVQTTVLANAAKFVPNFVSRTINKYLAQS; encoded by the coding sequence GTGCCATCAATCCTCATCACCGGCGGCGCGGCCGGAATCGGCCTGGCAACCGCGGAGCGGTTCTCCCGCGAAGGCTGGACAGTGGGCGTCTACGACGTCGACGCCGACGGCCTGGCCACGGTCAAGGCCGAGCACCCCGAGTGGATCACCGGCGCCCTCGACGTGCGCGACGAGAAGCAGTGGGCGCAGGCGCTCGAAGAATTCACCGCGCACACCGGCGGCACTCTCGACGTGCTCGACAACAACGCCGGCATCCTGGTCGCGGGTCTGCTCGCCGACATCTCGGCGGACGCCGTACGCCGCCAGATCGAGATCGACGCGCTCGGCGTCGCGCTCGGCGCGCAGGCCGCCCACCCTTACCTCACCCGCACCCCCGGCGCTCACCTGGTGAACATCGCCTCCGCGTCGGCCATCTACGGTCAGCCCGAGATCGCCGTCTACAGCGCGGCCAAATTCTTCGTCGCGGGCCTGACCGAGGCGCTCGAACTCGAATGGGAGAACGACGACATCCGCGTCGTCGGCATCTGGCCACTGTGGGCCAAGACCGCACTCGCCCAGAACGACGCCAAGTCCACCAAGACCCTCGGTGTGCGCATCACCCCCGAACAGATCGCCGACAAGGTGTGGGAGTCGGTGCACCCGAGTACCCAGGACCGGCTGCTGCACCGCACGTCCTACACCGTGGGCGTGCAGACCACCGTGTTGGCCAACGCCGCCAAGTTCGTCCCCAACTTCGTCTCGCGGACCATCAACAAGTACCTCGCGCAGAGCTGA
- a CDS encoding CocE/NonD family hydrolase, with protein MGRLAGRVDVPAVRRAPIIPGRTMRTWVPFVTALVTAVLLTVTLADPPRADAAVRTGTGAGSVTQAYLVDAEPGARVRLIGPSGAIAGGGRVDRLGSFLVRELAPGPGYRFEVAGRAGNTFAVLSGQPPDRSLYRGQRFGAGYHYVRMRDGVELAVMVRLPVGATMADGPFPTVIEYSGYQAAAPGDVAVGAVRERLGDADPLAASVGVILGGALAPAAGFATVVVQMRGSGCSGGAFDLFDYPTIYDGYDIVEIVAGQPWVAGNKVGMVGISFSGISQLSVAGTRPPGLAAIAPMSITDDLYSTGFPGGIFNTGFANSWITERQKDARPAPDGGQPYARELVRRGDRRCLNNQKLRLRTQNIRRLIEENPTRTPSLLDHRSPSYWASKVDVPVLLTGALQDEQVGAQWTSIIDEFSGKDDVWVKMINGPHLDSVAPQLLGSWYEFLNIFVAKRVPRFSAPLVALAPVVYGASTSTPGTPVRTDRLAGARDVDDARRRFARDPRIQVWFDSGSGSPVPGNISAHWQRGFAAWPPASVGSGTRLTLAARGRLTEAKPAEGKPAAGRAPSSTVSLRPDPGSRPAGTLNAVGASQVPWQGLPPYRWLQAPGRSGLGFISTANDHDVLVVGPASLDLLLASSAGDTDLQATLSEVRPDGRETYVTTGQLRASFRDVTAASTVFEPRRNWLNPRRLRAGFQSVRIALNPVAHVFRKGSRIRITITAPGGDMASWRFDTPATGGRIVDTIALGPGGSSLVLPVVPGGRAGAPLSPCGGQRGRPCRVYRPAFNGG; from the coding sequence ATGGGGCGCCTTGCGGGTCGTGTCGATGTTCCGGCGGTGCGTCGAGCGCCGATCATCCCGGGCAGGACGATGCGGACCTGGGTTCCGTTCGTCACGGCCCTGGTGACCGCGGTCCTGCTCACCGTCACCCTGGCAGATCCGCCGCGCGCCGATGCCGCGGTGCGCACCGGTACCGGCGCCGGAAGTGTCACGCAGGCCTATCTGGTCGACGCGGAGCCGGGTGCGCGGGTGCGACTGATCGGTCCGTCGGGCGCGATTGCCGGTGGTGGTCGTGTGGATCGGCTGGGTTCGTTCCTGGTCCGGGAACTGGCCCCCGGCCCCGGCTATCGGTTCGAGGTCGCCGGCCGCGCCGGCAATACGTTCGCGGTGTTGTCCGGACAACCGCCGGACAGGTCGCTGTACCGGGGCCAGCGGTTCGGGGCGGGCTATCACTATGTGCGGATGCGAGACGGTGTGGAGCTGGCGGTGATGGTGCGGCTGCCGGTGGGTGCGACGATGGCCGACGGACCGTTCCCGACGGTCATCGAATACTCGGGTTACCAGGCTGCCGCACCCGGCGATGTCGCGGTCGGTGCGGTGCGCGAGCGGCTGGGCGACGCCGATCCGCTGGCGGCGTCGGTGGGAGTGATCCTCGGTGGTGCGCTCGCCCCGGCCGCGGGTTTTGCCACGGTCGTCGTGCAGATGCGCGGCAGTGGCTGTTCGGGCGGCGCGTTCGACCTGTTCGACTATCCGACGATCTACGACGGCTATGACATCGTAGAAATCGTTGCCGGCCAGCCGTGGGTGGCGGGCAACAAGGTCGGCATGGTGGGCATCTCGTTCTCGGGAATCTCGCAGTTGTCGGTGGCCGGGACGCGCCCGCCGGGTCTGGCGGCGATCGCCCCGATGTCGATCACCGACGATCTGTATTCGACGGGCTTTCCCGGAGGGATCTTCAACACCGGGTTTGCCAATTCGTGGATCACCGAGCGGCAGAAGGACGCGCGGCCCGCACCCGACGGCGGGCAGCCGTACGCGCGGGAACTGGTGCGGCGCGGCGACCGGCGGTGCCTGAACAATCAGAAGCTGCGTCTGCGGACGCAGAACATTCGCCGGTTGATCGAGGAGAACCCAACGCGCACACCCTCGTTGCTCGATCATCGGTCGCCGTCGTACTGGGCGTCGAAGGTCGACGTGCCGGTGCTGCTGACCGGTGCGCTGCAGGACGAGCAGGTGGGGGCGCAGTGGACCTCGATCATCGACGAGTTCAGCGGCAAGGACGACGTGTGGGTCAAGATGATCAACGGACCCCACCTCGACAGCGTGGCGCCGCAACTGCTCGGTTCCTGGTATGAGTTTCTGAATATCTTTGTGGCGAAACGGGTTCCCAGGTTCAGTGCCCCGCTGGTGGCTCTCGCGCCGGTCGTGTACGGGGCGAGTACCTCGACACCGGGGACGCCGGTGCGTACCGATCGGCTCGCCGGTGCCCGCGATGTCGACGACGCGCGACGGCGGTTCGCCCGGGATCCCCGGATACAGGTGTGGTTCGACAGTGGGTCCGGTTCGCCGGTGCCGGGCAATATTTCGGCGCACTGGCAGCGCGGGTTCGCGGCGTGGCCGCCGGCGTCGGTGGGTTCGGGGACCCGGCTGACGCTGGCCGCACGAGGGAGACTGACGGAAGCGAAACCGGCAGAAGGGAAACCGGCCGCAGGGCGTGCGCCGTCGTCGACGGTGTCCCTGCGTCCCGATCCGGGCTCGCGGCCCGCGGGCACGCTGAATGCGGTGGGCGCCTCGCAGGTCCCGTGGCAGGGGCTCCCGCCGTATCGCTGGTTGCAGGCGCCGGGACGGTCGGGTCTCGGGTTTATCTCTACCGCAAACGATCACGATGTGCTGGTGGTGGGTCCGGCGAGCCTGGATCTGCTGTTGGCGTCGTCTGCGGGGGACACCGATCTGCAGGCCACGCTCAGTGAGGTGCGACCCGACGGCCGGGAGACGTATGTGACCACCGGGCAGTTGCGGGCATCCTTCCGGGATGTCACCGCGGCGTCGACGGTCTTTGAGCCGCGGCGCAATTGGCTGAATCCGAGACGCTTACGGGCCGGTTTCCAGAGTGTGCGCATCGCCCTGAATCCGGTGGCGCACGTCTTCCGGAAAGGGTCGCGGATCCGGATCACGATCACCGCTCCGGGCGGTGACATGGCATCGTGGCGATTCGACACCCCGGCGACCGGCGGGCGGATCGTCGACACCATCGCGCTGGGTCCGGGCGGTTCTTCGCTTGTGCTGCCGGTGGTTCCGGGTGGGCGGGCGGGTGCGCCGCTCTCGCCGTGCGGCGGTCAGCGTGGTCGCCCGTGCCGCGTCTACCGCCCCGCGTTCAACGGCGGGTGA
- the rpmF gene encoding 50S ribosomal protein L32, which produces MAVPKRRMSRANSRSRRSQWKADNPALQEVKVNGVPQRLPRRLVKAVQAGILDLDRR; this is translated from the coding sequence ATGGCTGTTCCGAAGCGCCGGATGTCGCGGGCCAACTCCCGTAGCCGTCGTTCGCAGTGGAAAGCGGACAATCCCGCTCTCCAGGAGGTGAAGGTGAACGGTGTTCCGCAGCGTCTGCCGCGTCGCCTCGTCAAGGCCGTGCAGGCCGGGATCCTCGATCTCGACCGTCGCTGA